In a single window of the Streptomyces sp. HUAS ZL42 genome:
- a CDS encoding DUF2637 domain-containing protein, with translation MGEWDVGAGNGALTQLTRTHRVLIGVVVTGAVIIAGIGFAGSYAAVRELAIKKGFGTFSYVFPIGIDAGICVLLALDLLLTWIRIPFPLLRQTAWLLTAATIAFNGAAAWPDPLGVGMHAVIPVLFVVAVEAARHAIGRIADITADKHMEGVRLTRWLLSPIPTFLLWRRMKLWELRSYDQVIKLEQERLVYQASLRSRFGRAWRRKAPVESLMPLRLSRYGVPLAETAPAGLAAAGFDEPPIQFTLERAPVPAQRQNPEAAADQEKVLTQVRGAHNQPVEQARAVRPEQSHDLADEGNAQHLANAYQAWMAAFGFEPTSAQFALWLQDQYGIATAAGGPLSDEQLEPLLQLLRQRHTPSAENGTEGQAPHDADDGWGDYFYNAWLTYAQEHGAYPDADALATYVYERDQITGSNGRPIMGADLEYFVSSFRQREFDETEPPADEEATDPAAQAPSDEPLTNGEEPEETLAGAGAHPAKGSRSPRVSAPIDDSPGEDDAMGEPAALTTVDRYYLAWSEYQSEHGEEPKAEQLSAYLAGTKGMTGRGGKPVSPSTLRRYLLPFRVYTFWAKQRVRNEALSLDAIAQECAAHGITAQHNKPLTTDYIAEQAVDFKRRWQALTRHHAQPQQ, from the coding sequence ATGGGGGAGTGGGACGTGGGCGCGGGGAATGGCGCGTTAACCCAACTGACGCGAACACACCGCGTTCTCATCGGCGTGGTCGTGACCGGCGCGGTCATCATCGCCGGCATCGGCTTCGCCGGTTCGTACGCAGCCGTGCGCGAGCTCGCCATCAAGAAGGGCTTCGGGACCTTCAGTTATGTCTTTCCGATTGGCATCGACGCCGGCATCTGTGTCCTGCTCGCCCTGGATCTGCTGCTGACGTGGATCCGTATCCCTTTCCCGCTGCTGCGTCAGACGGCGTGGCTGCTGACGGCGGCGACGATCGCCTTCAACGGTGCGGCGGCCTGGCCGGACCCGCTGGGCGTGGGTATGCACGCGGTGATCCCGGTGCTCTTCGTGGTCGCGGTCGAGGCGGCCCGGCATGCGATCGGCCGGATCGCCGACATCACGGCCGACAAGCACATGGAGGGCGTCCGCCTCACCCGCTGGCTCCTCTCCCCGATCCCGACGTTCCTGCTGTGGCGCCGTATGAAGCTGTGGGAGCTGCGCTCCTACGACCAGGTCATCAAGCTGGAGCAGGAGCGCCTCGTCTACCAGGCGAGCCTTCGCTCCCGTTTCGGCCGCGCCTGGCGCCGTAAGGCCCCGGTGGAGTCTTTGATGCCGCTGCGCCTGTCCCGCTACGGCGTCCCCCTGGCCGAGACGGCCCCGGCCGGGCTGGCCGCCGCGGGCTTTGACGAGCCGCCGATTCAGTTCACCCTCGAGCGGGCCCCCGTCCCGGCGCAGCGGCAAAACCCTGAGGCCGCCGCCGACCAGGAGAAGGTACTGACGCAGGTGCGCGGCGCGCATAACCAGCCGGTGGAGCAGGCGCGGGCCGTACGCCCTGAGCAGTCGCACGACCTTGCGGACGAGGGGAACGCCCAACACCTCGCCAACGCTTATCAAGCCTGGATGGCCGCGTTCGGGTTCGAGCCGACGAGCGCGCAGTTCGCGCTGTGGCTTCAAGACCAGTACGGCATCGCCACCGCGGCCGGCGGGCCACTGTCCGACGAGCAACTCGAACCCCTGCTGCAGCTCCTCAGGCAGCGTCACACCCCCTCAGCTGAAAACGGGACCGAAGGTCAAGCCCCGCACGACGCGGACGACGGATGGGGTGACTACTTCTACAACGCCTGGCTCACGTACGCGCAGGAGCACGGGGCCTACCCCGACGCCGACGCCCTCGCCACGTACGTCTACGAGCGGGACCAGATCACCGGCAGCAACGGCCGGCCCATCATGGGCGCAGACCTGGAGTACTTCGTCTCCTCCTTCCGGCAGCGCGAGTTCGACGAGACGGAGCCTCCCGCAGACGAGGAAGCCACCGATCCTGCCGCGCAGGCGCCCTCCGACGAACCGCTCACGAACGGGGAGGAGCCTGAGGAGACATTGGCCGGCGCGGGCGCGCACCCCGCCAAGGGGTCGCGCAGTCCACGGGTGAGCGCCCCCATCGACGACTCGCCGGGCGAGGACGACGCGATGGGGGAGCCCGCCGCGCTCACCACCGTCGACCGCTACTACCTTGCCTGGAGCGAGTACCAGAGCGAGCACGGCGAGGAACCCAAGGCCGAGCAGCTCTCCGCCTACCTCGCCGGCACGAAGGGCATGACCGGCCGCGGCGGAAAGCCGGTCAGCCCGTCCACCCTGCGCCGCTACCTCTTGCCGTTTAGGGTCTACACCTTCTGGGCCAAGCAGCGGGTGCGCAACGAAGCCCTGTCGCTCGACGCCATTGCGCAAGAGTGCGCAGCCCACGGGATCACCGCGCAGCACAACAAGCCCCTCACCACCGACTACATCGCCGAGCAGGCCGTCGACTTCAAGCGGCGCTGGCAGGCACTGACCCGCCACCACGCGCAGCCACAGCAGTAG